From Magnetococcus sp. PR-3, one genomic window encodes:
- a CDS encoding TetR/AcrR family transcriptional regulator produces MARPSKKAERTEEILQAFQQCVARYGLEGSTLEHIAQASGLQRSLVRHYVGNREALVEKLADRVIEQSVDQWRGFLAMLPATDMADALIEGLFEVEHSDAAFVLVIESLIFSAGHNPALQKRMQHWMHTFSEDLFKLFQRDYPQVDEAALRAVSFGIISLYFNLDSLSPLGMSTQYRPSAQEAAKRLVASLHRT; encoded by the coding sequence ATGGCAAGGCCGAGTAAAAAGGCAGAGCGTACGGAAGAGATCCTTCAGGCATTTCAGCAATGTGTAGCGCGGTATGGTCTGGAAGGCAGTACGCTGGAACACATTGCTCAAGCCTCTGGCCTACAACGCTCTTTGGTCCGTCACTATGTAGGGAATCGGGAAGCGTTGGTTGAGAAGCTGGCGGATCGGGTCATTGAACAGTCGGTGGATCAATGGCGGGGTTTTTTGGCGATGTTACCTGCGACGGACATGGCGGATGCTCTGATTGAGGGGTTGTTTGAGGTCGAGCATAGCGATGCGGCCTTTGTATTGGTGATTGAATCCTTAATCTTTTCGGCTGGGCACAACCCAGCCTTACAGAAAAGAATGCAACACTGGATGCACACCTTTAGTGAGGATCTTTTTAAACTGTTTCAGCGGGATTATCCCCAGGTTGATGAGGCTGCGTTGCGGGCTGTGAGTTTTGGCATAATTTCGCTCTACTTCAATTTAGATTCGTTGTCCCCTTTAGGTATGAGTACCCAATACCGCCCATCTGCCCAAGAAGCCGCCAAACGGCTGGTTGCTTCCTTACACCGGACATAG
- the ubiE gene encoding bifunctional demethylmenaquinone methyltransferase/2-methoxy-6-polyprenyl-1,4-benzoquinol methylase UbiE produces MSDKTTHFGFSDVPTSDKVKKVRDVFDSVASKYDLMNDLMSMGVHRVWKRQAISKLNIQPGDHALDLAGGTGDLALLMQKKMDRSGRVTICDINYNMLDQGRHRLTDEGWLCGMEWVQANAEELPYPTNTFDVVTIGFGIRNVTNIPQALSEMHRVLKPGGKLMVLEFSKIAIPALRPVYDVYSFKLLPEIGQMVTKDRDSYQYLVESIRMFPDQDAFKAMIENAGFHNVRYENLSAGISAIHLGYKV; encoded by the coding sequence ATGAGCGACAAAACAACCCATTTCGGTTTTTCCGATGTTCCCACCAGCGACAAAGTCAAAAAGGTGCGGGATGTCTTTGACTCCGTAGCTTCAAAATATGACCTGATGAACGACCTCATGAGTATGGGCGTTCACCGGGTGTGGAAACGTCAGGCCATTAGCAAGCTGAATATTCAGCCCGGTGACCATGCTCTGGATCTGGCGGGTGGTACAGGTGACTTGGCGCTGTTGATGCAAAAAAAGATGGACCGCAGTGGTCGGGTGACCATTTGCGACATCAACTACAATATGCTTGATCAAGGTCGCCACCGCCTAACCGATGAAGGATGGTTATGTGGTATGGAGTGGGTGCAGGCCAATGCTGAAGAGCTCCCCTACCCCACCAATACCTTTGATGTGGTTACCATTGGTTTTGGTATCCGTAACGTCACCAACATCCCCCAGGCACTTAGTGAGATGCATCGTGTCCTGAAACCAGGCGGTAAGTTGATGGTGTTGGAGTTCTCCAAAATCGCCATCCCTGCCCTGCGCCCCGTTTACGATGTCTACTCCTTTAAGCTGCTTCCTGAAATTGGCCAGATGGTGACCAAGGATCGGGATTCCTACCAATATCTTGTGGAATCCATTCGCATGTTCCCAGATCAAGATGCCTTTAAAGCCATGATCGAGAATGCCGGGTTCCATAATGTACGGTATGAAAATCTTTCCGCTGGTATCTCTGCCATTCATCTGGGTTACAAGGTGTAA
- the ubiT gene encoding ubiquinone anaerobic biosynthesis accessory factor UbiT — MFVKRLAAPLALLPQPFTAVGLGVTLNLFFKRYPELKARLQELAGKLFHFEVEDLSHDYYMLVESDGHVRIHTYSDNPVNVTMSGSAEAFLQLLFNVEDPDSLFFARKLKMSGETETGLHFKNILDNVEIDWEKEAAFFMGPIGAKVAGGFGARLKALLDMQKESAEESAEMWLDDNQIPRRNDVDDLQDLCEELSEDTSGLERRLTRLDNRLKMRQAANRAADSEA; from the coding sequence ATGTTTGTAAAGCGACTCGCCGCTCCCCTCGCCCTATTGCCGCAACCTTTTACAGCCGTCGGCCTGGGCGTAACGCTCAATCTGTTCTTTAAGCGCTATCCAGAGCTGAAAGCGCGCCTTCAGGAACTGGCCGGAAAGCTCTTTCACTTTGAGGTGGAAGACCTGAGCCACGACTATTACATGTTGGTGGAGTCTGATGGCCATGTGCGCATCCACACCTACAGTGATAATCCGGTCAATGTCACCATGAGCGGTAGTGCAGAAGCCTTTTTGCAGCTGCTGTTTAATGTGGAAGATCCAGATTCACTCTTCTTTGCGCGCAAACTGAAGATGAGTGGTGAGACCGAAACCGGTCTGCATTTTAAGAATATTCTGGATAATGTAGAGATTGATTGGGAAAAAGAGGCCGCCTTCTTTATGGGCCCTATTGGCGCTAAGGTTGCGGGTGGCTTTGGTGCCCGTTTAAAAGCGCTGCTGGACATGCAAAAAGAGTCCGCAGAGGAGAGCGCAGAGATGTGGTTGGATGACAACCAGATTCCCCGCCGGAATGATGTGGATGATCTACAGGATCTCTGTGAAGAGCTCTCTGAAGATACCTCCGGCCTGGAGCGTCGCCTCACCCGTTTGGACAACCGTCTTAAAATGCGCCAAGCCGCCAACCGTGCGGCAGATTCGGAAGCCTAA